A section of the Dermacoccus nishinomiyaensis genome encodes:
- a CDS encoding spermidine synthase: MARRRIPTTAPETAAGDPFEFITDERGGVTVMRDGHPQSHVHPDDPTLLEFEYVQHFALVLDALTPPAPSLLGVTHVGGAGLTLARYVEATRPGSPQIVLEPDVRLTDAVRRELPLPRAHRIRVRPADGASGVVALKDDSADVIVLDAFADGRVPAELVSPTFAADVARVLKPGGVFIANLADEPGFAWNSRAAATFTAVLPHAVIVGAHEVLKGKRFGNVVLAASADSSALDLDAVTRAAARAPLPTGVRRGAELARMLRAAAPFTDNDAARSPVPPQLGAWRVR; encoded by the coding sequence ATGGCTCGCCGACGCATCCCCACGACTGCCCCTGAGACCGCCGCCGGCGACCCATTCGAGTTCATCACCGACGAGCGCGGCGGCGTCACCGTCATGCGCGACGGGCACCCACAGTCGCACGTCCACCCGGACGATCCGACGCTGCTGGAGTTCGAGTACGTCCAGCACTTCGCGCTCGTGCTCGACGCGCTGACGCCGCCCGCGCCGTCCCTGCTCGGCGTCACGCACGTCGGCGGCGCAGGGCTGACGCTGGCACGCTACGTCGAGGCGACCCGCCCCGGTTCGCCGCAGATCGTCCTCGAGCCCGACGTCCGCCTCACCGACGCCGTCCGTCGCGAACTGCCGCTGCCCCGCGCGCATCGCATCCGGGTACGGCCGGCTGACGGCGCCTCGGGCGTCGTAGCTCTCAAGGACGACTCGGCCGACGTCATCGTCCTCGACGCATTCGCCGACGGACGCGTGCCGGCCGAGCTCGTCAGCCCGACGTTCGCGGCCGACGTCGCGCGTGTGCTCAAGCCGGGTGGCGTGTTCATCGCCAATCTCGCCGACGAGCCAGGGTTCGCGTGGAACTCACGCGCCGCCGCGACGTTCACCGCCGTGCTGCCACACGCCGTCATCGTCGGGGCGCACGAGGTGCTCAAGGGCAAGCGCTTCGGCAACGTCGTGCTGGCCGCGTCGGCCGACTCCAGCGCCCTCGACCTCGACGCCGTCACCCGCGCCGCCGCTCGTGCGCCCCTGCCGACGGGCGTCCGGCGCGGCGCCGAGCTGGCACGGATGTTGCGGGCGGCCGCCCCTTTCACCGACAACGACGCGGCACGCTCCCCCGTCCCGCCGCAGCTCGGTGCGTGGCGAGTGCGCTGA
- a CDS encoding sterol carrier family protein, which yields MPPRRRIAPEAGRAAVLDWAANPADTARPTTALAVRYTLEELGIQVPGRTVEVRVPPFGAVQCIEGPVHTRGTPPNVIETDAVTWLELATGRLTWDAARAEGRLRTSGQRADVSAQLPLVPA from the coding sequence ATGCCACCTCGTCGCCGCATCGCGCCAGAAGCGGGTCGCGCCGCCGTCCTCGACTGGGCCGCGAACCCCGCTGACACGGCACGACCCACCACCGCCCTCGCCGTGCGCTACACGCTCGAAGAGCTCGGTATCCAGGTGCCCGGCCGCACCGTCGAGGTGCGCGTGCCGCCGTTCGGCGCCGTCCAGTGCATCGAGGGCCCGGTCCACACGCGCGGCACGCCCCCGAACGTCATCGAGACCGACGCCGTCACCTGGCTCGAACTCGCCACCGGCCGCCTGACGTGGGACGCCGCCCGCGCCGAGGGGCGCCTGCGCACGTCGGGGCAGCGCGCCGACGTCTCGGCCCAACTGCCGCTCGTCCCAGCCTGA
- a CDS encoding sunset domain-containing protein, with protein sequence MKWFILENVILLLALIAYLLMRDPKKGAPKRPGSVGIHGVNGKNKIGRDDSVDESVETPDAKAAATSELEEKPAKGAAKTADEVKTGAPKNETAKQQPAAQDAPAKAEAPAPKNAPSNGQKAAAAGAAASAGGAAAAAADDWDAAPAPAPETPAAPAASSGDDWDAPAPALDATAAPAAPAQAAPAAPAASGSDDWDAPAPALDDSAPAAAAPAASGGDDWDAPPPALDDSAPAAQPQQTPEATQAPQAAPATSGGDDWDAPPPALDDSAPAAQPQQTPEATQAPQAAPAASGGDDWDAAPPALDDSAPAPAAQPQAAAPASDPAQAETPAPAQDTATSQPAAAPTPAPASSGGDDWGTEPLPLDQLDSLAPAAPAATDEKAAPAAASTAADSTPSTPAAPEADGEKAAAEAASTPAADSTSTQAASTSTNDTTTDAATRPSEQAADTTDHGTSGAAVAAGVAGGAAAAAAMASGRSSDDTATDASDRSAEADSTATQTQSKHAGSGAQDAAASAPATTPAAPKPSGGDDWGTEPLPLDQLDQFAPATTGAAAAPAESAGVGVSEPVADPSTSTTDAAAAPAESAGVGVSEPVADPSTSTTGAASNAATTTLAQPPASEDAASASQTAVEADVRTDDAAQPLQDFTSDELAHDTASSSESGQSPQGAGSPLQAAPTAAEVSAAEVADGPFGPGSAEPNEDGSAPSPAYTIKGNADTMLFHTPDSPSYEQTEAEVWFTSVDAAKAAMFRHWDPAQR encoded by the coding sequence GTGAAGTGGTTCATCCTCGAAAACGTCATCCTGCTGTTGGCTCTGATCGCCTACCTGCTCATGCGCGACCCGAAGAAGGGCGCGCCGAAGCGCCCGGGTTCGGTCGGCATCCACGGAGTGAACGGCAAGAACAAGATCGGCCGTGACGACTCCGTCGACGAGAGCGTCGAGACGCCTGACGCGAAGGCCGCGGCCACCTCCGAACTCGAGGAGAAGCCTGCGAAGGGTGCCGCGAAGACGGCCGACGAGGTGAAGACCGGCGCACCGAAGAACGAGACGGCCAAGCAGCAGCCGGCCGCCCAGGACGCGCCCGCGAAGGCGGAGGCTCCCGCGCCGAAGAACGCGCCGTCCAACGGCCAGAAGGCTGCCGCGGCCGGTGCTGCGGCGTCTGCCGGTGGCGCTGCGGCGGCAGCGGCCGACGACTGGGATGCCGCCCCGGCTCCTGCTCCTGAGACGCCCGCCGCGCCCGCCGCATCGAGTGGCGACGACTGGGATGCCCCCGCTCCGGCTCTCGACGCGACCGCTGCCCCGGCCGCGCCGGCTCAGGCTGCGCCCGCCGCGCCCGCCGCATCCGGCAGCGACGACTGGGACGCCCCCGCCCCCGCTCTGGACGACTCCGCCCCTGCCGCCGCTGCGCCTGCCGCGTCCGGTGGTGACGACTGGGACGCCCCGCCGCCCGCACTCGACGACTCGGCTCCGGCCGCCCAGCCGCAGCAGACCCCCGAAGCCACACAGGCACCGCAAGCCGCACCCGCCACCTCCGGCGGCGACGACTGGGACGCCCCGCCGCCCGCACTCGACGACTCGGCTCCGGCCGCGCAGCCGCAACAGACACCCGAAGCCACCCAGGCACCGCAAGCCGCACCCGCCGCCTCCGGTGGCGACGACTGGGACGCTGCTCCCCCGGCTCTCGACGACTCCGCTCCCGCCCCCGCTGCGCAGCCGCAGGCAGCTGCCCCGGCAAGCGATCCGGCCCAGGCCGAGACCCCCGCGCCGGCCCAGGACACGGCGACGAGCCAACCTGCCGCGGCCCCGACACCCGCACCGGCGTCGTCGGGTGGCGATGACTGGGGAACGGAGCCGCTGCCGCTCGACCAGCTCGACTCGCTCGCCCCGGCAGCGCCCGCAGCGACGGACGAGAAGGCTGCCCCTGCGGCCGCGTCCACCGCTGCTGACTCGACCCCGAGCACCCCGGCTGCTCCCGAAGCTGACGGCGAGAAGGCCGCTGCCGAAGCAGCATCCACCCCGGCGGCGGACTCGACGTCGACTCAGGCCGCGTCGACGAGCACGAACGACACGACGACTGACGCCGCCACACGCCCGTCCGAACAGGCCGCTGACACCACCGACCACGGCACGTCCGGTGCTGCGGTTGCGGCCGGTGTCGCGGGAGGGGCGGCCGCCGCTGCCGCGATGGCGTCGGGCCGCTCGTCGGACGACACGGCGACCGACGCGTCGGACCGTTCCGCGGAAGCCGACTCGACCGCGACGCAGACGCAGTCCAAGCACGCGGGCTCGGGAGCGCAGGACGCCGCCGCGTCGGCACCCGCCACGACCCCTGCTGCGCCGAAGCCCTCGGGCGGCGACGACTGGGGCACCGAGCCGCTTCCGCTGGACCAGCTTGACCAGTTCGCTCCGGCGACGACCGGCGCGGCCGCAGCGCCTGCGGAGTCGGCCGGTGTCGGTGTGAGCGAGCCCGTCGCCGACCCGTCCACGTCGACGACCGACGCGGCCGCAGCGCCTGCGGAGTCGGCCGGTGTCGGTGTGAGCGAGCCCGTCGCCGACCCGTCCACGTCGACGACGGGCGCTGCGTCGAACGCCGCCACGACGACGCTGGCGCAGCCGCCGGCGTCCGAAGATGCCGCGAGCGCCTCGCAGACGGCGGTCGAGGCCGACGTCCGCACCGACGACGCCGCTCAGCCACTGCAGGACTTCACGTCCGACGAGCTGGCTCACGACACGGCTTCATCGAGCGAGTCGGGGCAGTCGCCGCAGGGCGCCGGTTCGCCGTTGCAGGCTGCTCCCACGGCGGCTGAGGTCTCGGCTGCCGAGGTGGCTGACGGTCCGTTCGGTCCTGGCTCGGCCGAGCCGAACGAGGATGGTTCGGCGCCGTCGCCGGCGTACACGATCAAGGGCAACGCGGACACGATGCTGTTCCACACGCCCGACAGCCCGAGCTACGAGCAGACCGAGGCCGAGGTGTGGTTCACGAGCGTGGACGCCGCCAAGGCCGCGATGTTCCGCCACTGGGACCCCGCCCAGCGCTGA
- the purF gene encoding amidophosphoribosyltransferase: MARGDGKLSHDILPGEKGPQDACGVFGVWAPGEEVAKLTYYGLYALQHRGQESAGIATSDGKSLLVYKDMGLVSQVFDETSLASLRGHLAIGHCRYSTTGGSTWENAQPTLGDTEAGTVALAHNGNLINSAELREKLEEIHGELGNTLGELRRGNTTDTALVTALLGAQFDTSLEKTALALLPHLRGAFCFVFMDENTLYAARDPQGIRPLVIGRLERGWVVASETAALDIVGASYVREVAPGEMIAIDADGLRSTTFAEPEPKGCVFEYVYLARPDTTIAGREVYESRVEMGRQLAREFPVDADMVMPTPESGTPAAIGYAEESGIPYGMGLVKNAYVGRTFIAPSQTIRQLGIRLKLNPLKPVIKGKRLVVIDDSIVRGNTQRALVRMLREAGAAEVHVRISSPPVRWPCFYGIDFATRAELIANGLVVDEIATSLGADSLGYISEDGMIAATGQPRENVCTACFTGRYPVELPAEDRLGKGLLELQLPVEFGGVDPTTVGTADLGQDESIDLARTNPDGVSPAGGAAVSPARRHTSN, translated from the coding sequence GTGGCACGCGGCGACGGTAAACTCTCACACGACATCCTTCCCGGCGAGAAGGGCCCCCAGGACGCATGTGGCGTCTTCGGGGTCTGGGCGCCGGGTGAAGAGGTCGCGAAACTCACCTACTACGGCCTGTACGCGCTGCAGCACCGCGGCCAGGAGTCGGCAGGTATCGCGACGAGCGACGGCAAGAGCCTGCTCGTCTACAAGGACATGGGCCTCGTCTCCCAGGTGTTCGACGAGACAAGCCTCGCCTCCCTGCGCGGCCACCTCGCGATCGGCCACTGCCGGTACTCGACGACGGGTGGTTCCACCTGGGAGAACGCGCAACCGACGCTCGGTGACACCGAGGCGGGCACGGTGGCGCTCGCGCACAACGGCAACCTCATCAACTCCGCCGAGCTGCGCGAGAAGCTCGAGGAGATCCACGGCGAGCTCGGCAACACGCTCGGCGAGCTGCGTCGCGGCAACACCACCGACACCGCGCTCGTGACGGCGCTGCTCGGCGCTCAGTTCGACACGAGCCTCGAGAAGACGGCCCTCGCCCTGCTGCCTCACCTGCGGGGCGCGTTCTGCTTCGTCTTCATGGACGAGAACACGCTCTACGCCGCGCGTGACCCGCAGGGCATCCGCCCGCTCGTCATCGGCCGCCTGGAGCGCGGTTGGGTCGTGGCGAGCGAGACGGCGGCGCTCGACATCGTCGGCGCCAGCTACGTGCGCGAGGTCGCGCCGGGCGAGATGATCGCCATCGACGCGGACGGTCTGCGCTCGACGACGTTCGCCGAGCCCGAGCCGAAGGGCTGCGTCTTTGAGTACGTCTACCTCGCCCGTCCCGACACGACGATCGCCGGCCGCGAGGTCTACGAGAGCCGCGTCGAGATGGGCCGTCAGCTCGCGCGTGAGTTCCCCGTCGACGCTGACATGGTCATGCCGACGCCGGAATCCGGGACGCCCGCCGCGATCGGGTACGCCGAGGAGTCCGGGATTCCGTACGGCATGGGCCTGGTGAAAAACGCCTACGTCGGGCGGACGTTCATCGCGCCGAGCCAGACGATCCGCCAGCTCGGCATCCGCCTCAAGCTCAATCCGCTCAAGCCCGTCATCAAGGGCAAGCGCCTCGTCGTCATCGACGACTCGATCGTGCGCGGCAACACCCAGCGCGCCCTCGTGCGGATGCTGCGCGAGGCCGGCGCGGCCGAGGTGCACGTGCGCATCTCGAGCCCGCCCGTGCGCTGGCCGTGCTTCTACGGCATCGACTTCGCGACGCGCGCCGAACTCATCGCCAACGGCCTTGTCGTCGACGAGATCGCAACGTCTCTCGGTGCCGACTCGCTCGGTTACATCAGCGAGGACGGCATGATCGCCGCCACCGGGCAGCCGCGCGAGAACGTGTGCACCGCATGCTTCACGGGCCGTTACCCCGTCGAGCTGCCCGCTGAGGATCGCCTCGGCAAGGGCCTGCTCGAGCTGCAGCTGCCTGTCGAGTTCGGCGGCGTCGATCCGACGACGGTCGGCACGGCCGACCTCGGCCAGGACGAGTCGATCGACCTCGCCCGCACCAACCCCGACGGCGTCTCGCCCGCCGGGGGCGCCGCCGTCAGCCCGGCCCGTCGCCACACGTCGAACTGA
- the purM gene encoding phosphoribosylformylglycinamidine cyclo-ligase, translated as MTQHNEPITYAGAGVDVEAGDKAVELMKASVKQAQRPEVLGGLGGFAGLFDASVLARMEHPILATSTDGVGTKVAIAQALDTHDTIGFDLVGMVVDDIVVCGAEPLYMTDYIATGKVVPERIAAIVKGIAAACGQANVALIGGETAEHPGLLAADEYDVAGAATGVVDKADLILPESVREGDVVLGLAASGLHSNGYSLVRKVYASAGWGYDKHVEEFGRTLGEELLEPTRVYAADLLRLIRTDGVDIHALSHVTGGGLAANVARVLPKGMGARIERSTWTPPAVFDVTQRVGNVPQDDIERTLNMGVGFVAVLPAEQAATAIEVCAELDLPAWRMGDIARTENLDAAEAEIISGAKGVDAGACQIVGSYA; from the coding sequence ATGACCCAGCACAACGAACCCATCACCTACGCAGGCGCCGGCGTCGACGTCGAGGCCGGCGACAAGGCCGTCGAACTGATGAAGGCCTCCGTCAAACAGGCCCAGCGCCCCGAGGTGCTCGGCGGCCTCGGCGGGTTCGCGGGGCTGTTCGACGCCTCCGTCCTCGCGCGCATGGAGCACCCGATCCTCGCGACGTCGACGGACGGCGTCGGCACGAAGGTCGCGATCGCGCAGGCGCTCGACACGCACGACACGATCGGATTCGACCTCGTCGGCATGGTCGTCGACGACATCGTCGTGTGCGGCGCGGAGCCGCTCTACATGACCGACTACATCGCGACCGGCAAGGTCGTGCCCGAGCGCATCGCGGCCATCGTCAAGGGCATCGCCGCCGCGTGCGGTCAGGCGAACGTCGCCCTCATCGGTGGGGAGACGGCCGAGCACCCGGGCCTGCTCGCCGCGGACGAGTACGACGTCGCGGGCGCCGCGACGGGCGTCGTCGACAAGGCCGATCTCATCCTTCCCGAGTCGGTGCGCGAAGGTGACGTCGTCCTCGGCCTCGCCGCGAGCGGCCTGCACAGCAACGGCTACTCGCTCGTGCGCAAGGTCTACGCGAGCGCCGGGTGGGGCTACGACAAGCACGTCGAGGAGTTCGGCCGCACGCTGGGGGAGGAGCTGCTCGAACCGACGCGGGTCTACGCTGCTGACCTGCTGCGCCTCATCCGCACCGACGGCGTCGACATCCACGCGCTGTCCCACGTCACCGGCGGGGGCCTGGCGGCGAACGTCGCCCGCGTCCTGCCCAAGGGCATGGGCGCGCGCATCGAGCGTTCGACGTGGACGCCGCCGGCCGTCTTCGACGTCACCCAGCGCGTCGGCAACGTGCCCCAGGACGACATCGAACGCACCCTCAACATGGGCGTCGGCTTCGTCGCCGTGCTGCCCGCCGAGCAGGCCGCGACGGCCATCGAGGTGTGCGCCGAACTCGACCTGCCCGCATGGCGCATGGGCGATATCGCACGCACCGAGAATCTCGACGCCGCGGAGGCAGAGATCATCTCCGGCGCCAAGGGCGTCGACGCCGGCGCCTGCCAGATCGTGGGCAGCTACGCCTGA
- a CDS encoding DUF3073 domain-containing protein, which yields MGRGRAKAKQTKVARELKYFSPDTDLSALERELRASRSANETRQAQADDEGDEYDRYSKWASDDD from the coding sequence ATGGGGCGCGGCCGGGCCAAAGCCAAGCAGACCAAGGTTGCACGCGAGCTCAAGTACTTCTCGCCGGACACCGACCTCAGCGCGTTGGAGCGAGAGCTCCGTGCCTCGCGCAGCGCGAACGAAACGCGTCAGGCGCAAGCCGACGACGAGGGCGACGAGTATGACCGCTACTCCAAGTGGGCCTCGGACGACGACTGA
- a CDS encoding IMPACT family protein translates to MTTSRFTTLAGPAIAEIEVKRSRFLCELTPVGAGDDEASEVAARAVVEVARKQHWDARHHCSAFVLGPQRQVRRSNDDGEPSGTAGAPMLEALVASGLSDVVAVVTRWFGGTLLGAGGLVRAYGDVVRAALAEARVVTYECRLVMAADVGIADVGRVENALRAAGRHVEGVDYAQGAASGTARLVLAVTEADRAALESELASLTGGSADLDECGQRWVSLADQPG, encoded by the coding sequence ATGACGACGTCTCGGTTCACCACCCTCGCAGGCCCGGCCATCGCCGAGATCGAGGTGAAGCGCTCGCGGTTCCTGTGTGAACTGACGCCGGTGGGCGCGGGTGACGACGAAGCGTCGGAGGTGGCCGCACGGGCCGTCGTCGAGGTCGCTCGTAAGCAGCACTGGGACGCGCGTCATCACTGCAGCGCGTTCGTGCTCGGCCCCCAGCGTCAGGTGCGGCGCAGCAACGACGACGGCGAGCCGTCGGGCACGGCGGGCGCGCCGATGCTGGAGGCGCTCGTCGCCTCGGGTCTGAGCGACGTCGTCGCCGTCGTGACGCGCTGGTTCGGCGGCACGCTGCTCGGCGCCGGAGGGCTCGTGCGGGCCTACGGCGACGTCGTGCGCGCCGCGCTGGCCGAGGCCCGCGTCGTCACGTACGAGTGTCGCCTCGTCATGGCGGCCGACGTCGGCATCGCCGACGTCGGCCGCGTCGAGAACGCCCTGCGAGCCGCCGGGCGGCACGTCGAGGGCGTCGACTACGCCCAAGGCGCGGCCTCAGGAACGGCGCGCCTGGTGCTCGCCGTCACGGAGGCCGACCGCGCAGCGCTCGAGAGCGAGCTCGCGAGCCTGACGGGCGGTTCGGCCGACCTCGACGAGTGTGGGCAGCGCTGGGTCTCACTCGCCGACCAGCCTGGGTGA
- a CDS encoding aspartate aminotransferase family protein: MSEPKTLTPDETYALDRAHVFHSWSAQAALKPMVVTKTSGSRLWDGDGNEYLDFTGQLVYTNVGHQHPRVVEAIKTQAETLCTIGPSNANDQRSQLAKMISDLLPDTLNKVFFTNGGTEANEHAVRMAREVTGRRKLLAAYRSYHGATAQSIHLTGEARRFANDKGASEVVHFFGPFLYRSEFWATSEDEECERALTHLEHTITSEGADAFAALILEPVIGSAGIIPPPPGYLEGVREICTKYGIIFIADEVMAGFGRTGAWFAHQHANVVPDLITFAKGVNSGYVPLGGVVLSDEIAHHFDERAYPGGLTYSGHPLACAAGVATIAAMQDEGIVENAARIGSDVLGPGLQALAEKHDAVGQARGVGVFWALELVEDAARTPDVERAAAVAAACKKTGLLVIAAANRLHVVPPCNVSDDDVRAALTILDEALSAS, from the coding sequence ATGAGTGAACCGAAGACCTTGACCCCCGACGAAACATACGCACTCGACCGGGCCCACGTCTTCCATTCGTGGTCGGCGCAGGCCGCGCTGAAGCCGATGGTCGTGACGAAGACGTCCGGCTCCCGCCTGTGGGACGGCGACGGCAACGAGTACCTCGACTTCACCGGCCAGCTCGTCTACACGAACGTCGGCCACCAGCACCCGCGCGTCGTCGAGGCGATCAAGACGCAGGCCGAGACGCTGTGCACGATCGGGCCGAGCAACGCCAACGACCAGCGTTCGCAGCTGGCGAAGATGATCAGCGACCTGCTGCCCGACACGCTCAACAAGGTGTTCTTCACCAACGGTGGTACCGAGGCGAACGAGCACGCCGTCCGCATGGCGCGCGAGGTGACGGGCCGTCGCAAGCTGCTCGCCGCCTACCGCAGCTACCACGGCGCGACGGCGCAGTCGATCCACCTCACCGGTGAGGCGCGCCGCTTCGCCAACGACAAGGGCGCGAGCGAGGTCGTCCACTTCTTCGGTCCGTTCCTCTACCGCAGCGAGTTCTGGGCGACGAGCGAGGACGAGGAGTGCGAGCGTGCGCTGACGCACCTCGAGCACACCATCACCTCCGAGGGCGCCGACGCGTTCGCCGCTCTCATCCTCGAGCCCGTCATCGGTTCGGCCGGCATCATCCCGCCGCCGCCGGGCTACCTCGAGGGCGTCCGCGAGATCTGCACGAAGTACGGCATCATCTTCATCGCCGACGAGGTCATGGCCGGCTTCGGCCGCACCGGTGCCTGGTTCGCGCACCAGCACGCGAATGTCGTGCCCGACCTCATCACGTTCGCCAAGGGCGTCAACTCGGGGTACGTGCCGCTCGGCGGTGTCGTGCTGAGCGACGAGATCGCTCACCACTTCGACGAGCGCGCCTACCCCGGCGGCCTCACCTACTCCGGCCACCCGCTCGCGTGCGCGGCGGGCGTCGCGACGATCGCCGCGATGCAGGACGAGGGCATCGTCGAGAACGCCGCCCGCATCGGTTCCGACGTGCTCGGCCCCGGCCTGCAGGCGCTCGCCGAGAAGCACGACGCGGTCGGCCAGGCGCGTGGCGTCGGGGTGTTCTGGGCGCTCGAACTCGTCGAGGACGCCGCGCGCACGCCCGACGTCGAGCGCGCCGCCGCCGTCGCGGCCGCGTGCAAGAAGACCGGCCTGCTCGTCATCGCCGCCGCGAACCGGCTGCACGTCGTGCCGCCGTGCAACGTCAGCGACGACGACGTCCGTGCGGCCCTGACGATCCTCGACGAGGCGCTCTCCGCGAGCTGA
- a CDS encoding PHP domain-containing protein produces the protein MTGAPTPREALDRIAFLLERRRAGTYRVKAFRGASRAIAALDEETLRAKAADGSLADVSGIGKTTLAVITEALDGRVPSYLDQLEESSPEHLVEGAQRVMAAVKGDCHTHSDWSDGGSPIDEMVMAAISLGREYIVQTDHSPSLRVANGLSAERLTKQLGVIDAMNSALGATGTPFVLLKGIEVDIKEDGSLDQRADMLDRLDVRVASVHSKLRSGPAAMTKRMLGAIENPHTTILGHCTGRLVDGERGVRPPSTFDSKAVFAACAEHRVAVEINARPERCDPPDDLIREAIDAGCYFSLDSDAHAPGQLDFLQYGAARIEELGVPLERVITTWDVERVRTFARKEIA, from the coding sequence ATGACCGGTGCTCCCACGCCTCGCGAAGCGCTCGACCGCATCGCCTTCCTGCTCGAACGTCGCCGTGCGGGTACATACCGCGTCAAGGCGTTCCGTGGCGCCTCGCGCGCGATTGCCGCGCTCGACGAGGAGACGTTGCGCGCGAAGGCCGCCGACGGCTCCCTCGCGGACGTCTCCGGCATCGGCAAGACGACGCTCGCCGTCATCACCGAGGCACTCGACGGCCGCGTCCCGAGCTACCTCGACCAGCTGGAGGAATCGAGCCCCGAGCACCTCGTCGAGGGCGCGCAGCGCGTCATGGCCGCCGTCAAGGGCGACTGCCACACCCACTCGGACTGGAGCGACGGCGGCTCACCGATCGACGAGATGGTCATGGCAGCGATCTCCCTCGGGCGCGAGTACATCGTGCAGACCGACCACTCCCCCTCGCTGCGCGTCGCCAACGGGCTGAGTGCCGAGCGGCTGACGAAGCAGCTCGGCGTCATCGACGCGATGAACTCGGCCCTCGGGGCGACGGGCACCCCGTTCGTCCTGCTCAAGGGTATCGAGGTAGACATCAAGGAGGACGGCTCCCTCGACCAGCGCGCCGACATGCTCGACCGCCTCGACGTGCGGGTCGCGTCGGTTCACTCCAAGCTGCGTTCGGGCCCGGCTGCCATGACGAAACGCATGCTCGGCGCCATCGAGAACCCCCACACGACGATCCTCGGGCACTGCACCGGCCGCCTCGTCGACGGCGAACGCGGCGTCCGCCCACCGTCGACGTTCGATTCCAAGGCCGTGTTCGCTGCATGCGCCGAGCACCGCGTCGCCGTCGAGATCAACGCGCGCCCCGAACGCTGCGACCCGCCCGACGATCTCATCCGCGAGGCGATCGACGCCGGCTGCTACTTCTCCCTCGACTCCGACGCGCACGCGCCCGGCCAGCTCGACTTCCTCCAGTACGGCGCCGCGCGCATCGAGGAGCTCGGCGTGCCGCTCGAGCGCGTCATCACGACGTGGGACGTCGAGCGGGTGCGTACGTTCGCGCGCAAGGAGATCGCCTGA
- a CDS encoding siderophore-interacting protein, with protein sequence MRVERTERLTRDLVRVHFSGDGLRALEPKPVTDAYVKLLFPPRGADYAAPFDPEQIRAERPREEWPVTRTYTIRAIDHAAGTLAIDFVVHGDTGLAGPWAAAARAGDVIGFLGPGGAWAPESEAAHHLFVGDESAYPAIAAALDALPQDAACTVVLEVADASVYPPVRALPHMNLVWVHRDETRSHGGGLVDVVAAADVPGLRDGDAPNGLRVFVHGNAEMIKEMRRLLIVEKSVARAHASISGYWRPGHDEDAWQSSKREFVQQMEQEQDRA encoded by the coding sequence GTGAGAGTCGAGCGGACCGAGCGGCTGACCCGCGACCTCGTGCGCGTCCACTTCAGCGGGGACGGGCTGCGCGCCCTCGAGCCGAAACCGGTGACGGACGCCTACGTCAAGCTCCTCTTCCCGCCGCGCGGGGCCGACTACGCAGCGCCGTTCGACCCCGAACAGATCCGCGCCGAGCGCCCTCGTGAGGAGTGGCCGGTGACGCGCACCTACACGATCCGGGCGATCGACCACGCGGCCGGAACTTTGGCGATCGACTTCGTCGTGCACGGTGACACCGGCCTCGCAGGGCCGTGGGCGGCTGCGGCGCGAGCGGGCGACGTCATCGGCTTCCTCGGCCCCGGCGGCGCGTGGGCGCCCGAGTCGGAGGCCGCTCATCACCTCTTCGTCGGCGACGAATCGGCCTACCCCGCGATCGCCGCGGCGCTCGACGCGCTGCCGCAGGACGCCGCGTGCACCGTCGTGCTCGAGGTGGCCGACGCGAGCGTGTACCCTCCGGTGCGCGCACTGCCGCACATGAACCTCGTCTGGGTGCACCGGGACGAGACACGCAGCCACGGCGGCGGGCTCGTCGACGTCGTCGCCGCAGCCGACGTGCCGGGCCTGCGCGACGGTGATGCCCCCAACGGGCTGCGCGTGTTCGTGCACGGCAACGCCGAGATGATCAAGGAGATGCGCCGGTTGCTCATCGTCGAGAAGAGCGTCGCTCGCGCGCACGCGTCGATCTCCGGATATTGGCGCCCCGGCCACGA